A window of Nomascus leucogenys isolate Asia chromosome 19, Asia_NLE_v1, whole genome shotgun sequence genomic DNA:
CCAGCCAGCAGAGCTGCTCCCCCGCCTGCCCCCGGGCCTTCCACTATACCCTGCATTTGGCCACTGCTCCTGGATGGGAAAGACCGACACCACAGGGGCCTGGCAGCACTCAGAGGCCTCCGCCTCCTCAGAAACTCTTGTCCCATAGTGTTTCCTTTGTGAGGCTAAacaaaatgatctttgacaagaTGGGCCAGCCAGGGAGTGAGGTTGGGAGTGGAAGTGACAGGTCAGAGCCAGCAGGCTGACCCCCAAGCCTTGGTAGGGTTAGTCCTTAAAAGGAAGCCACAGTGTGGTAATGTCACAGGACTGGCACCCATCCAGCAAAAGGGAGGCCGAGCCCGGGTTCATCGGAAAGTCAGAGGAGTAAAGTAAGAAATGAAAAGTgtaagaggagaaagggagggaagccagaaaagggagggaggaacaggTACTTAAGGTCATTGGGAACACAAGCCCCACAGCTAGACCTTCTGGGCTGATGCTCGCTCCACTCCTTTCCGTCCTGAGCCTGCCCTTCCTCTGAGATCCGTCAGACAtcccacctcctccatgaagccacCCAGGCCTACCCTGTCCCCAGTCAGTCTCACTCCAGTGGACTCCTATAACATTCCCTGAGCACCCCACACTTCCTGGATCTGTCAGATTCAACCTCATATTGGGAATTATCCTTGGTTAACTGTCTTATTCATGCCTCTCTATCCTACTCCACAACAGCACAGAATCTGGCTCACGAGGGTGCCTGACTGATCTGTGGCTGTGGCAAGTGGAAAACTCCCTTGAGGATGTGCACTTCTTGATGTTTGAGGTAGGAATGTTGATCATGAGCAACCATGAAGACCAGGCCCAAAGTAGGGAGGGGACAACAGGGATGGCCAGGGAACCAGCTGCCATGCTTACAGGCCATGGGCTAGGGAAATAGCCGAGTCACAGCACACCTGCCTCCTGAGCCCCTGCTTGTGGCAAAGAATGGAGCATAGAGCCAGCAGCTCTGGCAATGGGCAATGGTGAGTGGGGCTTTAAGCTTGGAGAGGTCAGGGATCATGCATGACCCCTTGTTCACTCATATGGACCAAATGATGGCACAGAGCAACTGCTCAATGATGTGCGCCCCTGAGTATCTGTCACTGGATTATGTGATGATGGCACCACGAGGTCTAGATCTGAGGCCGGGTGGGCACCTGACACCCTAGCAAGACATGGTAAAGGGAGGCTGCAATGGCTGCCCTGGTTCCCTCATGGATTAGACTGGAATGCACTGAGGAGGAGCTGTTCTTGCACTGGTGAGAGGCAGGAACCAGGGCTTCTGACCCAGTCAGCTTTGTTTTGTGGCTTTAGTGGGGTAGCAGCCAAAAGAAACATGCTCTGGCTGGGATCCTGCCGCAGTGCCTCACACCAGACCAGGAACCATCAGGCCATGGAGGAGGACTGGGGTGCCCCCGTGGTCCAGCCGTACTCCTTTCCTGGGACCACCTTCTCTCCCTCAGTCCCCAGTCTTCTTCTCAGGGGTTTCCCACTTGAAACTTACCCATTTCCTTTGGTACCTTGAATTAGATGTAAATACTTTAAAGAGTAAAATGAAGTGAAACTCCTGCCTCACCCCCTAATTCAAATGGTTGTTGTTTGTGTGCTTTCATCTGTGTGTGTCTGATCTCTTGCTCTCCCCTAATCGTTCTGATAATACTTCCTTCCAAACTCTCTCTAAAATTTTGACAGCATGAGTAAAGGAAACAGTGTTGTAGATAATAAAAAAGCCGTCATTTTTGTGTTACTGGCATGCTTTAGAATCACACAGATCGACCTTTCTAAGTGACCTTTTTTAAAGGCTAATATCAGTATTAAAGTGAGTATCTGCATGGATTAGCTCAACTGATTAGAACCCCAatgccagccgggcgcggtggctcacgcctgtaatcccagcactttgggaggccgaggcgggaggatcatgaggtcaagagatcgagaccatcctggtcaatgtggtgaaaccctgtctctattaaaaatacaaaaattagctgggcatggtggcacatgcctatagtcccaactacttaggaggctgaggcgggagaattgcttgaactgggaggcagaggttgcagtgagccaatatcgcaccactgcactccagcctggcaatagagcaagactccgtctcaaaaaaaaaaaagaaccccaatGCCGATGAAGCCAATCTGAGTCAAGGGTCATCCCCAGAAAACAATTATAATCTCTCTGTTTGGCCACACAATACCCGTAACCCAGTCCCAACCAATTTGTAAGTGTCTGTCCCAGGAGGGATTAAGCCACAGTGATGATGGCCCAGTAAAAACCCATCCTCAGTGCCCCAGGAACAACTCAGACTATTTGCCCTCTGAGAGTGTTGTCAACATGTCTGCAGATAAAGACTACATTAACATTAGTTCAACTTCTAGCTGGGGAGGTACCCCAGGAGTGGTTCTTGGGGCAAGGAGAAACTAATTTGAGATTATCAGTGGGCCTCAAGATTTTACTGAATTTTGCAATGAGAAGGACAACTCAGCACCCTGCTGAGTAGAAGGACTTAAAATCATAATCCCCAATCTGTCAGCAGGGACTCTCTGTGGCAGTGCTATCCAAGAGAACTTTCTGTCACATTGAAATGTTCTaaatctgtgctgtccaatataccagccactagctacatgtggccaCTGATCAGCTGAAgaactggatttttaatttttttattttggttaatttaaatagccacatgcgGCTAAaggctaccatattggatagcAAAGATCTAGAATCCAAAAAATAACAGTAGTACCAATAGTAGTAATAGTGATAACAAAATAGTGCTAACATTAACAAGAGCATGACACCATTTTCCAGACATTGTTCAAGCACACTCCAGTGTCTTGCATATATACTACTATTTTCCAGATCTCTTGCGATACAAAGAAAAactcatataaaattattactaACCTTACTACATATTCTGACATGTGTTTTCTAAGTctataaatactaaaaatttaattgccaactatcagtaacttttttttttaacctgaaaagGGGATTGGTCCTTATACTCAAAAAGATTAGGAACCACTGACTTACACCTCTGCCTGCAAAGACCCATCTCAGGCCTTCACCTATGTTTCCAGGGGTTGCAGGTATATGAGGGGGTGTGGGTTCCAGGACAGGGGGCCCTGCAGTTCTCACCTGAGCACATCTCCCCCTTGTAGCGGACACAGGAGAAGTCATCACACTCACAGTACTTGCCCGTGATCTTGCCAAAGTCACTGCTGTGGCAGACACATTGACCACAGAGGCACTCGCCCCGCTGGCTGCAGACGGGCTGACCCTCCCGGGGGCTGCACTCATCCTGCTGGGAAGGGCGATAGTCCTCCTCTGAGCACTCACACTGGGATCCCAGCCAGCCAGGCCCACAACGGCATACCCCACACTCAAAGGTCCCATTGCCATTGTTGCAGCGATGGCTATTAGGTTCAGCTTGGGCCTGGCAGGCACAGTCGCAATCAAAGGTGACCTGGACAATCAGGCTGTCCTTGAAGCCCACGGGCTTGATAGAAAAGGACTTCTCCTTCTCCTGGGGACAGCCTCGCACCTTGGCCTCAATGCTGAAGCTCACCTGGATGGAAAGCAAGATTGTATTTAGACACAGTTGGGCCCAGTTAACACTCCAGCTCTGGAGGGAAAAGTTGTTCCCTGCCCTGCCAAGGAATACCCAAATTGGGTGTCTTATGCTTTTGCAATCTGGAGTTCCTCAGCCTTCCTTCTATGAAGGTCTGCAAAGCAAAAACACAAGCACGGGAATAGTATCATTGTGACATATCTAGCTGGATGCAGAGACATGGTTTActgtcaataaataataaaaggctGTTTTCTCACTCCACATATGAAATAGACCAGCTCAAACTGAACAGAACCTGTGATCATATAAACACCCTGCTCTGGCCTGATTATAATTATCAGCAAGCTGGACTGATTATAATTATCAGCAAGATGCACAAAGCACTGTTCTGCACCACACAATCCTACATGGTGGTCAATCATAAGCTCAGGATCTACTTCAGTTTCCACACATTTCATAGCTTATGCAATAAAGCATGTTTCAGGACAATATTTCTAACATGGGATGTTTGCACAAGTGCCTGAGAGATAGATAGATCAGTAGAAAGGATCAGTGCATCCAAAGAtctattttctttccctccttacTCCCCTCCCACCAACCCCTCTCCCCTTAGGCAGAAGCAGAGGAGAAATGACCAATAAGGAAAGTCGTGGAGAGACTGGAGTGGTGAAATGAACATCTGGTTTCAAAAATTCCATGAGGGTAGGTATTTTTGCCTGTTCCATTTGCTGCTAAATCCTCAGCAGCTAGAACAATGCCTAAAACATtgtcagtgctcaataaatatttatagatgatgatgtcattttacattttagattttactttcttgtgtcattttacaaaagaaaggtatTAATTACCTTGGGAAGGCTGGAGACTGGTGAGGGACTGAaggtaaagaaatattttcctttgcaaTCAACTGTGCATACACAAACAAAGGTAACCAAATTGTACGTTTTTTAAATTCCTGAGAGTAAAGTTCATGTAACAGAAATGGCTTATGCAACAGAAGCCTCAGAGGAAAAGATTGGTGGATCCATTACATCTAACTTGGAATGACTTTCAGGAAAGGTATTTTTCttgctcatatttttttctggcagAAGGGGGCCATTTTTAGTCActacaaaaggaagaaagggggtTGGGACACAGATGCTACAGGACAAaggccctgcccagcccacctCACCGTGTCTCCGATCTTGAGTCCCATACAAGACTTGAGGCCAGGGATGACCTCATTGTTGAGGCAGGTGGCGTTGAAGGATAGAGACAACTCTTCAGGGAGGTCACGCACTTCCAGCTCGACTTTAGAGCGGATTTTCTGAGCAGAAAGGGGcataagaagacaagaaaatgagctgaaatgaaatgggaaatgGCAAGAGCCAGTTCCATCCCAAGCCACATCTGCCAAGTAGCTCTGGATTCACCCCAGCAGTGCCAGAGGCTAAGGTTTGACCTGGAAGCTGCCGGAGCACCCCTAGGTCTCTGTTTCCTGCTCTTTCCTGCGCAGGAACCTGCTCCCTCTTTCCATCTCCGCTTGCATCTAGGTGAGTCTGGGTAAAATGTACCAGCTACACCCTCCTGCAGGCCTCACAGATGTTGCAAACGGGGAGTGCCAATACTGGTCACCTTGGAAAGCAGCACTTTCTACCTAATGTTTCATCAACCTCACCTTCCCCATGTCTCAGCTCTCTCTTTTCCCTGTTATTGGAGCCCAGTTTTCCTTCACTCTGCCCCCACAATTCCAGGGCTCTGCTCCTTCTCCATCtaatccccatccccatccccatccccatcccatcccatcccctttctttctttctgggctACTTCCTTCTCAGAAGGCTGCATCCCTTCTAGAGCGGGCCATTGCCTGGGCTCTGGGAGCACACAGAGAAGGCAGTAAGACCGTGTGGTAGACTGGCAACTGGGACTCACAAATCTGAGCCCTGCTGTGTAAGCCAAATGAGGTGGACTCTCCGCAGGACTATTCCCAGCACAAGACACTTACCCCATAAGCATCAACAATGAGCTGGAGGACATTGCTGGAATCCATGGACAGAACCCCGACTGTGGTCCCTGGGATGAGCTCACTATAGTTCTAGAAAGGAAGACGAAGTCCAGAGCTTACTGAAGGAAGGTGGTGGTCTCCAAAAGCCCTCCCCAAATCCCACTGAGAGTCCTGAGATGAAGATTGGAGGGAGGTATGGGATATTTCAATTGTCACTGCCAGGAATATATCTAGCAGTTTTTCAGCCCTGAGCAAAAGTAGAGGAAACCTCTCACCCCCCTCACCACCTCCCCTCCACTACCACAAACACCAACACACACCTAGTAAGTTCAAGGTTGCAGGAAAAAGGCCCAGAGTGCAATCTTTAGCTCCTGGGGAGTGGATTAGGGGAGAGTCTTCCCTGGTTGGGGACTATGGCCAATGCTAGCACAGGCTGGCTACCTGGGGCTCCCACCATCACAGGGCCCACACCAGGAAGCCCGAAGGCACAGTCACCTGATAGAGACTGACTACATTTTCCGTCACTGCAAAGATCAAATTGATGTTTTTCTGGGATAGCTTCTCAGTCATCAGCCCCAAAGAGGGATAATCCTAGGAAAATGACGGATGTAGAGGTTAATGAAGTCTCATGTACATCCCTAGGGTCTAAACTTAGAACTTATCTTGCTTGGGCTGTGGCTCAGAGTGTGGTGGTGCTTAAACCGTTTCACTTCATGCTGAAAGTGAGAcaagagcctgggcaacagagcaagaccccatctctacaaaaaaaaattttttatttgccagatgtggtggtaagtgcctatagtcctagctactggggaggctgaggcaggaggatcacttcagcccaggagttggaggttacagtgagctatgattgcaccactgcactccagcctgggcagcagagcaagacactgtatttaaaaaaaaaaaaaaaaatgggggggtGACAGTGAGACAAGAAGGGTAAGTATCACAGAAGTCTACTTGTGAACTCCAGGGTAGACGAAGAGGTACAGGCCAGTGGTGTCAAAACTAAGCACCTCTTTCTTCCTGCTTGAATTAAATGCACTAATACTATGGAGCTGCTTCTGCGCACAAGGCACTGGGTTAGGCCTCTGTTTTGGAACTACTGACAAATGCCTTGGCCTGGCCCTCGTGATCCTCCACCGTGTGGTCTCAGTCTTTCTTTCCAAATATCACtcacctctctccctcttccactcAGCAGTGATCTGGCCCACTGTCTCCCACCTGGAGTGGCCTTCTTGTTGGTAATCCTCCTCCTTTCTTAGGGCCTAGCTTAGCCCCCACCTTCTTCAGGAGACTTCCTTGGCCATCCCAGCTCATGAGCTTTCCTCCCTTGGATATGTATAGCCACATTGGCTGTGCCACACCCATTTAGCACTAATCATGCATCTTGtgttattgtaaatatatatatcctttcTCCTCAACTGGACCAAAAACTCCCTAAGGATAGAACTATACATAGTCTTGTTACCTCCCTCAGCTCCTGGCCCAGTGCCTTGCATAGATTAGGTGTCAAAGGTTGCTGACTCATTGTCTGATAGTGCTTGACTTGGATATTGCTGACACCAAGGAACTCAAGGAcgctgtgggggtggggtggtgaaTCGTGAACATGTCCATGGGATCCTAGACCTTGCAGGGAGCTCATTAGATCCTCAGCTCAGTCTCCTGCCTTTACACAGGTATACCTTGAAGTCACCTAGATGTGGAAGTTGCTATATTATCCTTAGGAGACAAAGAGTTCACACCTGCCCCAGATACCTAGAGCATTACAGCACATTTCTCTTATGGCTTATAGTAATTTCTCCTgattcaatttaaatattttcctcttgTTTAACCTTCTACGGCCATATAAAACAACTTATAAGTTCTCTCAAGTATAAGCTAAATCATCCTTTAGCCTTCTTTCTTTCAGGCTAAATGACTCTGGCCCTTTAATCTTTCCTCGTAGGACCTGTTCACCATGTCTTTTATGTTCTTCCCACCCCCCTTTCTAAGAGAAGGGGTCTCCAATaggagcaatggctcacgcctgtaatcccagcactttgggaggcttaagcaggcagattgcttaagccaaggagttcgagaccagcctgggcaacatagcaagaccctgttttcaaaaattagctgggcatggtagtgcatgcctgtggtcccagctattcaggagactgaggtggtgCAGGcttgtgagccaagattgcactactgcactccagctgggcaacacagcaagactctctatcaaaaaaaaaaaaaaaaaaaagcaggggtagttcttgctctgtcactcaggctggagtgtagtggcaaggtcacagctcactgcagcctcagactactgggctcaagagatctttctgcctcagccccacaagtacctgggaccacaagccaccacactcaacaaatttttgcatatttttgtagaggcagggtctcactatatttcccaagctggtttcaaactcctggactcaagtgatcctcccacctcagcctcccaaagtgctgagattacaggcatgagccatcacatgcctggccaatctttctctttttttcctctatctTCTTCCAATAACCACAAATTAGTATGGTATTCCAAGAAAGGGCTAATCAGAGTGGAGAGGAAGACCTGCTTTCCAGCTGGGTTGTAAAAATCCTTTGGGTCCATTCTGGATCCCATGATGCTGCTGCTATGCTGGCGGCAGTGAAGGCAGTGATAACACCACAATCAGGGACATCTCTAATGGTTATATAGGTTGTATGCTGGATAACGGTGTCCAGTTGGTAAGGGATAGGGGCAAGCTGAAACCGAGCCCTGCACCCTGCCCAGAAGGAGGGGCTGCCATTTTCATATTCACACAGACTCTGCCTGGGTTAGGGCAACCCTCACCATCATGAATAGAAACCATAGGTGGTGCCAGAGATCTCACCATGGTAGTGGAGGCAGAGTAGTGATTGTCACTACCAACATGACACTGCCCATCATTGGGCTGGACAATGCCTGCCAGCCTTCCGTCCAGTGCTATGTGAGTCTTGGCATCAGTGGTAAACACCAGCAAGTGGGATGCATCATTCCTCCAGCCAATCTTTTcctgttaaaagaaaacaaaaaacaaaggcagaGGAGACAAAACAAATTCAGCCATGTCACTGGTAGAGAACAGAGACCCAGGGCACTCCCTGGCTAAAGGGCTGGACAGCTTGTTTTGAAGAAGGGTCTCAGTCCCAGTCCTTGGAACCGAAGCTGAAGCTTTCCAGTTCAGGGGTTTCATTCTCTTCAGAAAACAGTCTCATAGCTGATTAGTTCAAGCAGCTGAATGAGATCCTCTTAAACTCCAAACTTAACTCTTCTAATGACAGTCACATTGCTCATCTAGAAACTGACGTGCATCCACAGAGCTGACCTGGCCTAGAAGAGATCTCATCTGAACATCTGCCTACTTTGCTGAGGTTAAGTTAACCCAACCTTAACTCTGAAGTAACTCTGAAGGTGGGAAGATGCTCTCCCCTGGGAACACCTGAGACCACTGGGGTTCAAAGAAATGTCAGCTCAGGCCAGGGAGTGGATCTAAGCCGAGGCTGAATATCAGGAGCAACTTACTACTCATAACTGCAGGAAGCTCTGCTTAGTTCTCATCTCATTTTACACCAGAAATCCCCAGAGTTCAGCCACTTCCTTCCCCATTTTGATCTATGCCAACCACACCTGGCACTCCAAGTCCTCCAAACTCACATCACAGACTGTAGCCTGCATGATGGCATCAAAGCCACCCTCTGGGGCATCTCGGTTCCGTGACACACTCTGCTTCTTCACTTCCTCATTGAAGCGGGTCACCTGGTCAGTTAGCGTCAGCACGTGTTTGTAGCCAAACATGGGCAAGCAGGTGGTCTTCATACTGGGGAGGGATGGGAGATAATTTAAGCAGACACCTTGATGGAAAAGGCAGCATGGGAATTGGGGGAAAGAGAGGGGACAAATATAGATAGTGGTATGCCCAGGCCAGTTCCATACAACCACAGTTACCCAGACAGTTCAGACTCCAAAATCCTCAAATTACCTGAGGCTCCTCATCAACCTTACCCCCATCCAGCTAACCTAGAGGATAAGAGATTGAACTGGAAACAAGACTCCCTGAGCTTAGATCCCAGCTGCCCTCTTTACTAGCCATGGGACCTTTGGCAAGCCTCTCAATCCAACCTGTGAAAGTGGGGCCAGGATAGCATATAGCCCATAAGAGTTGTGAGACTTAAGTAAGTTCATACACACAAAGCACTTAGACCAGAGCAAGGCTCGAGTTGCTGTTACTATCACCTTATACTTAACACTTTCCTAAAGTAACAATAAAGCAAAAGTTCATCAGTAAGTTAAGGTCCCTGAACCATCAATAAATTGATAGATCATGCAGGACAGGAGCATTTCTGCCCCCAGCCAAAATAGTGTGTTTAATTAATAGCTGATGTCTTGCTTGGGAACCTTGCAACCCAGATAGAAGGTTGAATGCCACATCATATaacttcaaaacttttttttttttagagacagttgTGCTCcattgcccagattggagtgcagtggcacaatcatggctcactgcagcctcaacctcccaggctcaatcaatcccccacctcagcctccctgtagtcctggggactgcaggcatgcaccatcacacacagctaatttttttgtaatttttgtagagatgggggtctcactatgttgcctaggctgaactcaaactcctaggctcaagtgatcctcccaccttggtctcccaaagtgctgggattacagaagtgagccaccccacctggccataactttgaaaactaaaaagtaaATTCACACCTTTTCAGACTCAGCAACCAGCATTGTTAAGTTATTCTAATACATGGATTTGCACAGTCTCcaccaattaaataaataagccgTTCAGTTTTAAGCCAAAGTGTCAAACAGAGGCACAAGTTATCCATTTACAGACTATAAAAGTGTTCAACAAATGTCATTTCCACTCTTTTATATTCCTTAGCAcatcatttcttctgttttcaccCTGCAGGATGCACGGCCTTGATGAAGACAGTAACGCCAACAATGGAATCGATCCTTCTGTAATCATAATTTCTCGGTTTACTTATCCAtaaatttctttctacttttgacCTCATTTCCCTCCCATCCTCTCTTGCCTCCTATTTATTTGTTACCAAGACTAAGAAGCTGATGAATTTTCTTTCTAGGTTCTCCAAACAGCCTTAGGCTCCACTGACACAATACTCTAGATCCACAAGCTAGCCCATTTGCCAGACAGGGAGACCAAGGTAGAGAGGAGCTATAGTTTGGCCAGAAGACAGCCAACAAAGTGATCCTAGAGCTAGAAATAGGAACAGGACTTGGACCCTCCTGGGGCAAAGGATGCTGTTCTGGCATCTGGAGGAGGGACTTACTCATAGCAGGGGTTTTCGAGGGCCTCCGGTGGGGAGATATACATGTATGGTGACACAGGCTTGTCCACAAACGCCCCGAAGCCAATCCGCAGGTTACTGGTGAGCTTTCGCATCTGGGTGGCCAGCTTGGTACCCAGGTTCTGGATGCTCCACAGATCGTCCTTCATGGAGTAAGACAGGTCCATCAAGTAGTAGATGTCCACAGGGTAATCCTCCACCTGCCGCACTTGGATGGAGAAATTCTTCGAATCATCTGGAAGGCAGAAAGATGTTAGTTTTTATCTTCTTCTCCCACCAAGATTGAATAAGCAGATTTGGATACAGTTGGGACTAAGAAATTGCATGATCAAAGCAAACCAGAAAGCCCTGgtcccttttcctcttcctttgcaATTCTATTACTCTTCTAATCTCTTGACCCCCTATTTTTAACCTCTTCTTTTCCATTCTAAAATTTTCCACTTTCTCTAAATCCCCAGGGGATTTCTAATCCTGTGAGTTCCACGGGTCTATCACTGTGAGTCACAGAGATTTTGATAGTTACTACACTTCAGACTCTGTAAAAGACAGAAATTGCACCCTACCCTTCTCTGAATCCTATTGCATCCAACACATGCCTTGGTAGTAGGTAAATCCTTCTTGCCTTAGTTGGAAAGTCAAAATCAATGCTTCAAAATTTCTGTCTCTTAGTCTAACCCTTCCTCCCTCTAAAGGTCTTGTGTACCTATTGTGTCTGCCCCCATTCTCCTGTCCCAATCCCCCATGAAAGGGGGGCTTACAAGTTGCTTTCTTGTTCTGTATCTCATTTGCACCTCAACACAAAGCTCTAAGCTAGGTAAAACAGGCACTTgggtaaagaagaaacaaatgttttttgagcacctactatgtcagaagggttaagtaacttgtccaaggtcaaatAGCTAATATATGATACAGTCAAGATTCAGCTCAGATCTTCTGACTCAAGTCCTAACAtctcttattttcttccattctcttgcCCACAGCTCCCCGCTCATCCTTGTCTTCCCACCCCATTTCCATTCTGAGCTACTTCCCCAAGACTTCCTCCTCAGACCTCCACCTTGTGCTCTATGCCCACCTGTTTCAGGTCTCTCCCCGCAAAGGGTCCCATCCCTACCTGGTCGGAGCCGGAGTGCAATCCTCTGGGGACTGACTTGAGTGACCTGGGAGCTGTCTCCAGAGCCCTTGTCGCTGAGGGGCCTGTCCTCTAGTACTCGGGCCTCACTCACTGGGAACTCGATGGATTCTGGGGCACAGTTATCCTTCAGCAGATTCTCCTTCAGGTCACAGCGAGGTGAGCCCAGAGGCAGGGCCTGTAAGACAGGAGCCCAAAGAGAAGTCCAGCAATCAGAGCTATGGTGACTGTCTGCCTCCTGCAGGCCCTACCACTTCCCAATAGCTAAGAGTTTACCCCATAACATTGGAGCATAAACAAATTGTTGTGGTCTTTCCTGGGATAATCCCTTAGGACC
This region includes:
- the ITGB3 gene encoding integrin beta-3; the encoded protein is MRARPRPRPLWATVLALGALAGVGVGGPNICTTRGVSSCQQCLAVSPMCAWCSDEALPLGSPRCDLKENLLKDNCAPESIEFPVSEARVLEDRPLSDKGSGDSSQVTQVSPQRIALRLRPDDSKNFSIQVRQVEDYPVDIYYLMDLSYSMKDDLWSIQNLGTKLATQMRKLTSNLRIGFGAFVDKPVSPYMYISPPEALENPCYDMKTTCLPMFGYKHVLTLTDQVTRFNEEVKKQSVSRNRDAPEGGFDAIMQATVCDEKIGWRNDASHLLVFTTDAKTHIALDGRLAGIVQPNDGQCHVGSDNHYSASTTMDYPSLGLMTEKLSQKNINLIFAVTENVVSLYQNYSELIPGTTVGVLSMDSSNVLQLIVDAYGKIRSKVELEVRDLPEELSLSFNATCLNNEVIPGLKSCMGLKIGDTVSFSIEAKVRGCPQEKEKSFSIKPVGFKDSLIVQVTFDCDCACQAQAEPNSHRCNNGNGTFECGVCRCGPGWLGSQCECSEEDYRPSQQDECSPREGQPVCSQRGECLCGQCVCHSSDFGKITGKYCECDDFSCVRYKGEMCSGHGQCSCGDCLCDSDWTGYYCNCTTRTDTCMSSNGLLCSGRGKCECGSCVCIQPGSYGDTCEKCPTCPDACTFKKECVECKKFDRGALHDENTCNRYCRDEIESVKELKDTGKDAVNCTYKNEDDCVVRFQYYEDSSGKSILYVVEEPECPKGPDILVVLLSVMGAILLIGLAALLIWKLLITIHDRKEFAKFEEERARAKWDTANNPLYKEATSTFTNITYRGT